The proteins below are encoded in one region of Molothrus ater isolate BHLD 08-10-18 breed brown headed cowbird chromosome Z unlocalized genomic scaffold, BPBGC_Mater_1.1 matZ_random_MA35, whole genome shotgun sequence:
- the SRP19 gene encoding signal recognition particle 19 kDa protein isoform X1 — MAAAAGAASPADKERFICIYPAYLNNKKTIAEGRRIPIDKAVENPTSTEIQDVCAAVGFNVLLEKNKMYPREWNRDVQYRGRVRIQLKQDDGNPCLPQFPTRKSVMLYAAETIPKLKTRTQKMGGSDQSLQQGEGGKKGKGKKKK; from the exons atggccgccgccgccggcgcCGCGTCCCCGGCGGACAAGGAGAG atTCATCTGCATTTATCCAGCTTATTTGAATAACAAGAAGACAATAGCAGAAGGAAGAAGGATACCTATAGACAAG GCTGTTGAAAATCCCACATCTACAGAAATCCAAGATGTATGTGCAGCAGTAGGATTCAATGTGTTACTagag AAGAACAAGATGTATCCCAGAGAATGGAACAGAGATGTGCAGTACAGAGGTAGAGTACGAATCCAGCTCAAACAAGATGATGGCAACCCATGTTTACCTCAGTTTCCAACAC GTAAATCAGTGATGCTATATGCTGCAGAAACGATTCCCAAACTGAAAACAAGAACTCAGAAGATGGGAGGTAGTGATCAAAGCCTTCAGCAAGGAGAGGGAGGCAAGAAAggtaaagggaagaaaaagaaataa
- the SRP19 gene encoding signal recognition particle 19 kDa protein isoform X2 gives MTSTLDLYLLFPHKLFLITEYKAVENPTSTEIQDVCAAVGFNVLLEKNKMYPREWNRDVQYRGRVRIQLKQDDGNPCLPQFPTRKSVMLYAAETIPKLKTRTQKMGGSDQSLQQGEGGKKGKGKKKK, from the exons ATGACTTCTACACTAGATTTGTACCTTCTCTTTCCCCATAAGCTTTTCCTAATTACTGAGTATAAG GCTGTTGAAAATCCCACATCTACAGAAATCCAAGATGTATGTGCAGCAGTAGGATTCAATGTGTTACTagag AAGAACAAGATGTATCCCAGAGAATGGAACAGAGATGTGCAGTACAGAGGTAGAGTACGAATCCAGCTCAAACAAGATGATGGCAACCCATGTTTACCTCAGTTTCCAACAC GTAAATCAGTGATGCTATATGCTGCAGAAACGATTCCCAAACTGAAAACAAGAACTCAGAAGATGGGAGGTAGTGATCAAAGCCTTCAGCAAGGAGAGGGAGGCAAGAAAggtaaagggaagaaaaagaaataa
- the SRP19 gene encoding signal recognition particle 19 kDa protein isoform X3 translates to MAAAAGAASPADKERFICIYPAYLNNKKTIAEGRRIPIDKKNKMYPREWNRDVQYRGRVRIQLKQDDGNPCLPQFPTRKSVMLYAAETIPKLKTRTQKMGGSDQSLQQGEGGKKGKGKKKK, encoded by the exons atggccgccgccgccggcgcCGCGTCCCCGGCGGACAAGGAGAG atTCATCTGCATTTATCCAGCTTATTTGAATAACAAGAAGACAATAGCAGAAGGAAGAAGGATACCTATAGACAAG AAGAACAAGATGTATCCCAGAGAATGGAACAGAGATGTGCAGTACAGAGGTAGAGTACGAATCCAGCTCAAACAAGATGATGGCAACCCATGTTTACCTCAGTTTCCAACAC GTAAATCAGTGATGCTATATGCTGCAGAAACGATTCCCAAACTGAAAACAAGAACTCAGAAGATGGGAGGTAGTGATCAAAGCCTTCAGCAAGGAGAGGGAGGCAAGAAAggtaaagggaagaaaaagaaataa